GTCTGCTCGGCGAGCCGTTCGCGGTGCGCGATGACGCGGTCGGGCAGGTGCAGCAGGGTATATTGGCGCCGCGTCGCCCGGTAATACGTGACCACGTCCGGCGTCGCGCTGCCGAGCAGCACCGTGCCGTGCGTGATCTGCATCATCTTGATCGCCGTGTCGCGTGCGTGGTAAAACGGCGGCGTGATCGGCGGCGAGCTTTTGTAGCTGTCGTCGTGCTCCTCGTCGAGGATGACCAGGCCCACGTCTGGCAGGGGGGTGAACAGGGCCGAGCGCGCGCCGACGATCACGTGCAGATCGCCCGCACGGGCGCGCCGCCACGTGTCGTAGCGCTCGCCTGCGCTGAGACCGCTGTGGACCACCGACACGCGCCCCGGAAAGCGCGCCGCGAAGCGCCGGATGGTCTGCGGCGTGAGCGAAATTTCGGGCACGAGCACGATCGCCTGGCGGCCCTGCGCCAGCACGTGCTCCACCGCGCGCAGGTAAATTTCCGTCTTGCCGGACCCGGTCACGCCGTGCAGCAGGAACACGCCGGATGTCTCCGCGCGCGGCGAAATCTTGCCCCAATGTACCGTGTCCATGTACCGCTGAATAGTGTGCCACGCCAGCGCCTGCTCCTCGGTGAGTGGCGGGGCCAGGACGGGGACGAACTCCTGGTCCACGAGCGGGTCGCGCCACGACTCGGCTTCGCCGAGCATAACCAGTCCATCGTCCGCGAGACGCTGGAGCCGGGCGAGCGTCGTGCCCGTGCTTGCGTAGATCTCACTGACGTTGACCGGCTCAGTTTCGTGCGCGAGCGCGTTCAGGACGTCCAGGTAGGGCTGGCTGCCGCGCAGCTCGATGATGCGCCGCAGTGCGACGTCCGGGTCGATCGCCAGCTCGACCCACGCGGGTTCGACCACACGGCGAATGGTGGTGACATCTTCGAGCGGTTTGACGGCGTACTTGTTCAGGATCTCGATCGGCACGGAGCCGCCTGCTTCGAGCAGGATCTCCAGCGCTTCTTTTTGGGCGGGGGCCTGCGCATAGTCGCCGTTTGCCAGCCGGGACGCGATCTCGTCATTGGGGACGGCCAGCTCGATCCACGTCTGCTTCGAGTCGATCGCGACCTCGTGCTCCTGGGCCAGCGCTTTGACCGGCGCTTCGGTGCAGCCCACGGCGCGGCACAGCGCGCTGAGCTGCATGCGGTGGTCGCGCGCGGTGAGCAGCGCTTCGAGAATGTTCGCGCGGCGCGATTCGCGACCCAGGCGCGGCGCGACGTCCGCCACGCGCGCGGCGGGGATTGCCAACTGCACGGTGCGCACGAACTTGGGCTTAACGTCGGGCGAATCGAGCACCGGCTCCTGCTCGATCACGCCGCGCTTGACCAGGCCGCTCATCGAGCTTTGCCAGCGGGTCTGGGGCAGGGAATGTGTGAGCTGCCGCCCGCGCAGCGGCCCGCGCCGCTTGAGCAGGCTCAGGATACGCTCCTGGACGGACGAGTGCGCTTCAGTGTCTTCCTTGATGAGCGTGTAGAGCAGATCGCCGCGTTTGGCAAGGCCTGGCGGCAGCATCAGCCAGAGACACGCACCCAGCGGCGTCAGCGTTTCCTCGGACAGCCACCGCGCCAGCGCGATTTGCGCCGGGGTGACGACCGGCAGCGGATCGACACGCTCCAGAATGGGCTTGGTTTCGGGGATGTCCACGCTGTCCGCCAGCGAAACGACAATGCCGGTGGTATGCGCCGTGCCAAAGGCGACTTTGACCAGATGGCCGGGCGCGATCTTGCCTGCCAGTTCCGGCGGGATGTGGTAAGAGAACGTGCCGCTTACGCGGCGGTTGACGGCGACTTCGGCAAACATAGCGGCTGATCCGTCTATACCGATGGCGGTTTTACTCGGATTCCGGCTGCGCGGCGCGGGTGTCGCTGAACACTGCCGCCCCGTAGCCGACGACCTGCCGCATGTCGCCGGTCGCATCGCCAGAGGTGGCATAGCCGACGACCTGCGCGGTGTCCGCGCCGAGCGCGCGCGCCGCGACCATCACGGCGGCGATCGCGCCGTGTCCACAGGCAAAGCCCGTGCCCGTGCGCTCCGCTTCCAACACGGCGGCGGGATCGAACGCGTCCACTGTGTCGAGCAGAGTGTGGTCCAGCGAGTGCGCCGTCGCCTGCGGGTAAAAGTGCGACAGGTCGGAGCTGGCGACCAGCAGAGCTTTGCGCCCGGTCAATACCTGTGCCAGCGCCTCCCCGATCTGCTGAGCGGCATCCAGCGACTGGTCGATCAAGGCCAGCGGCAGCAGCGCGAAGCCGGGTTGCAGGGCGCGCTGCAAAAACGGCAGTTCGATCTCGATGGCGTGCTCCGGATCGTCTCGCACGGCCTGGGCGGGCACACGCGCGGTGAACGCAGCCAATGCAACCCGGTCAATGGGCACTGCGCCGAGCGGCGTCTGGAAGGCGTCGTGCGCGCTGGTCAGCAAGAGCGCAGCGTAGGGGTAGTGCGACGGGCCGAGCACGGCCACCACGTCGAACGCCATGCCCTGCACCGCGCGGAACGCACAGCCCGCCACCGGGCCGGAATAGCGGTGCCCGGCGTGCGGCGCGAGCAGCCCGATCGGGCGGCCCGGCACGGCGTCGTCCGGCGCGGCGCTCATGAAGCGATCGACGGACTGCGCCAGTTGTTCGGGGTTGGCCGGATACCAGCGGCCTGCCAGTGGCGACGGGCGAATGTCTTGAAATGCAGCGGCTGTCATAGCGACTCGCTATAGGACATATGTGCAATAGTTAGTCTTATTTTACCGCGCCCCAAGCGGAATATCCAGCAACTGCCTATAATCCAGGTCAAAGACTCCGGGAGGATACGTCTATGCTGAAAAGAGTCTTTGGCTTCGCGCGATCGTCGCTGGCGGC
This sequence is a window from Aggregatilinea lenta. Protein-coding genes within it:
- the priA gene encoding replication restart helicase PriA; amino-acid sequence: MFAEVAVNRRVSGTFSYHIPPELAGKIAPGHLVKVAFGTAHTTGIVVSLADSVDIPETKPILERVDPLPVVTPAQIALARWLSEETLTPLGACLWLMLPPGLAKRGDLLYTLIKEDTEAHSSVQERILSLLKRRGPLRGRQLTHSLPQTRWQSSMSGLVKRGVIEQEPVLDSPDVKPKFVRTVQLAIPAARVADVAPRLGRESRRANILEALLTARDHRMQLSALCRAVGCTEAPVKALAQEHEVAIDSKQTWIELAVPNDEIASRLANGDYAQAPAQKEALEILLEAGGSVPIEILNKYAVKPLEDVTTIRRVVEPAWVELAIDPDVALRRIIELRGSQPYLDVLNALAHETEPVNVSEIYASTGTTLARLQRLADDGLVMLGEAESWRDPLVDQEFVPVLAPPLTEEQALAWHTIQRYMDTVHWGKISPRAETSGVFLLHGVTGSGKTEIYLRAVEHVLAQGRQAIVLVPEISLTPQTIRRFAARFPGRVSVVHSGLSAGERYDTWRRARAGDLHVIVGARSALFTPLPDVGLVILDEEHDDSYKSSPPITPPFYHARDTAIKMMQITHGTVLLGSATPDVVTYYRATRRQYTLLHLPDRVIAHRERLAEQTRRLNAPVARYQPTSASDAMSAALPGVRVVDMRQELRAGNRSIFSRPLHTAINEVVSRHEQAILFLNRRGTATFVMCRNCGYIASCPRCNTPLTYHGPQQALVCHYCGYTRDHITVCPECHSTKIKHFGQGTELIETAVQTAFPHARTIRWDRDTATGRDAHELILKSFSERHADILIGTQMVAKGLDLPHVTLVGIISADTALGLPDYRAGERTFQLLTQVAGRAGRGALGGRVILQSYLPEHYAIRAAAGHDYDTFFKQEIEFRREQMYPPFRRLARLVFQYDSPQRAEKEARYAAQVLQNHITGMQFTATELIGPTPCFFAKRNNLYRWHLVLRSPDPADVLRGIDRADEWIIDIDPVDML
- the amrB gene encoding AmmeMemoRadiSam system protein B, encoding MTAAAFQDIRPSPLAGRWYPANPEQLAQSVDRFMSAAPDDAVPGRPIGLLAPHAGHRYSGPVAGCAFRAVQGMAFDVVAVLGPSHYPYAALLLTSAHDAFQTPLGAVPIDRVALAAFTARVPAQAVRDDPEHAIEIELPFLQRALQPGFALLPLALIDQSLDAAQQIGEALAQVLTGRKALLVASSDLSHFYPQATAHSLDHTLLDTVDAFDPAAVLEAERTGTGFACGHGAIAAVMVAARALGADTAQVVGYATSGDATGDMRQVVGYGAAVFSDTRAAQPESE